The genomic segment ACATCTGCGCCGAGGTCGCCGCGGCCGGATACAAGGGCTTCGACCTGATCAAGGCGCCCTGAGCGGTCAGCCGAGCGCACATGCGCACCGTCAGTCCCGCTGCAGGAAGCTCATCACCGCGCTCTCGAACGCCTGCTTGGCCTCGATCATCACCCAGTGCCCGCAATTGGGGAACACGTGCAACTCGGCATTGGGGATGGTGCGCATCGGGATCAGCGCCATATCCAGTGGGCTCACGCGGTCGTCACGCCCCCACGTCAGCAGTGTCGGGGCCTTGACCTTGTGCATGATCGCCCAGGGCAGCGGGAAGTCGGCGTTGCGCATCATCTTCGTCATCGCCGCGAACGCCGCCTTGCCGTACATCCGGCGCGCACTCTCGAGCGTCTCGGGATCGGTGGCAAGCGCGAAGCGTTCCTCGATGAGCTCCTCGGTCACCAGGGCCGGGTTGTAGACCATCGAGTTGAGCCAGTCGATGAGGCGCTGCCGAGTGGGGTCCTCGGTGAACTCCTGCAGCAACCGGATGCCCTCACTGGGGCCCGAGCTGAAGATGTTCGTGCCGATACCACCGATGGTGACCAGCTTGCCGATCCGGTCGCGGTGATTGATCGCGAAGTTGATGCCGACTCCGCCGCCCATCGAGTTGCCGATCACGTCGACCTTCTCCAGGCCCAGCGCGTCGACGAAGGCCGGCATCGCGGCCTGTGCATCCAGCATCGGGTGGCCGCCGAAGTCGTCGCTCACCCCGAACCCCGGGAACTCCAGCACCAGGCAGCGGTAGTGCTCGGCGAAGAAGGCCAGGTTGCCGCGGAAGTTGCGCCAGCCGGTGACACCCGGGCCGGAGCCGTGCAACAGCAACAGGGTGGGGCCCTCGCCGGCCTCGTGGTAGCGCAGAACGCCCTTCTCGGTGGAGATCTCGCGCTTGGTGCCTTCGTAAGTCGTGTCCACGGGTGCTATCCGACCATCGTGGTCGCCGGTGTGGCAACCAGCTGTACCGCTGGCCGGACCGCGGCCGCGGTCACTACATCATCGGCCACATCAGCCCCATTGGTCACAGATTGCGGTACTCTGCTCTCCTGACACGTGTCTTTCAGGCCGTGCCGGGCGAAGGGATGCCTATGACGCAAGTGTCTGAACAAGACGCTGCCGAGGCCGACATCGACCGAAAGCCGCAGGCCGGCCGGCCGCGAACTCGCCTCGATCGCTTCCGGCGCCGCCGACTGCTCGCGCACGTGAGCATCCTGTCGAAGCTCATCCTCATGATGGTGCTCTGCACCGTGCTCGCGTCCGCGGTGATCGGGGGCATCGCCTTCAAGGCGGGCCGCGCCTCGATTCGGGAAGCGGTGTTCAGCCGGCTCACCGAAGTCCGGGGATCGCAAACCCGAGCGCTCACCAACCAGATCACGGACTTGCGGAATTCACTGATCACCTACACCCAGGGGGTCAGCACCCAAACCGCTCTGGAGGAGTTCACCGCCGGATTCGATCAGCTGTCGACCGTGCAGATCACCCCCGCGCAATCTCAGACCATCACCGACTACTACAACAACACCTTCATCAAAGAGGTTGAGCAGTACAGCGGGACAAAGCTCGACGCGGCCGCGCTGCTGCCGACGACGAACCCCGAGCGGTATCTGCAGGCGAACTACACCGCGCTGCGCAAGGACGATGACAACGCGATCACCATCGACGACGCCCGCGACGGCAGCATGTGGTCGGCCGCGAATGCACGCTTCCAGGACTTCTTCCGGCAGATCGTGACGCGCTTCGATTTCGAGGACGCCCTGTTGCTCGACGGTCGCGGCAATGTCGTCTACAGCGCCTACAAGGATGTCGACCTGGGAACCAACATCCTCGACGGGCCGTACTCCGGATCCAAACTTCGCCAGGCGTACCTGAAAGCGATGTCGGCCAACCAGATCGACTACGTCGGCTTCACCGACTTCGAGTTCTACCAGCCCGCTGAAATGCAGCCGACGGCATGGATGGTGGCGCCGCTACTCAAGAATGGCCGCGCCGAAGGTGTTCTGGCACTGCAGTTCCCGATCACAAAGATCAACCGGCTGATGACGTTCGACAAGCAGTGGCAGCAAGCGGGAATGGGCGAGACCGGGGAGACGGTCCTGGGCGGGCCGGACGACCTGATGCGGTCGGATTCGCGTCTGTTTCTGGAGGATCCGCAGCAGTACAAGTCCGCTGTCCTGGAAGCAGGCACGCCTCCCGACGTCGCCGATATGGCGATCCGTCAAGGTGGCACCACACTGATCCAGAAAATGACGTCCGCGGCGACCCTCAACGCCCAGAAGGGGGAGACCGGAACCGTCATCACCAAGGACTATCTCGGTCAGGAGACCTTGCAGGCCTATGCGCCTCTGGTGATCAAAGACTCGGAACTGCACTGGTCCATCGTCGCGAAAGTGACCACCGCAGAGGCGTTCGCCCGCGAGTCGGCGTTCACCAAGACCGTCGTGCTGGTCACCACCGGCATCGTGTTCGTGGTGTGCCTGCTGGCCATATCGCTGGCCCAGATCTTCGTCCGTCCGATCAGGCGGCTGGAAGCCGGCGCCCAGCGAATCAGCGCCGGCGACTACAACGTGGCCATCCCGGTCGACAGCCGCGACGAAATCGGAGATCTGACAGTCGCGTTCAACGAGATGGGCCGCAGTCTGACGGTCAAGGAAGACCTGATCAATCAGCAGCGCAAGGAGAACGACGAACTGCTGCGGTCGCTGATGCCCGATGCGCTGGCCGAGCGGTTCAAGCAGGGCGAGGAGATCATCGCCGTCGAGCACCAGAACGTCACCGTCATCTTCGCCGACCTCATCGGCCTCGATCGCCTACAGGCCGAGCTGGCCACCGACGCATCGCTGGCGTTGGTCAACGAGCTGATCCGGCAGATCGACGCCGCCGCAGAGAATTTCGGCATGGAAACCGTCCACACCGTGCGCAACGGCTATCTCGCGAGCTGTGGGCTGATTGTCCCGCGGTTGGACAACGTGCGCCGGACCGTGGACTTCGCCATGGAATGCCAGCGGATCGTCGAGCGGTTCAACGCTGAGACGGGCAACGACCTGCAGCTGCGCGCCGGCATCGACACCGGCATGGTCAGTAGCGGGCTGCTCGGGCGCCCGTCGGTCGTCTACGACATGTGGGGCGCAGTGGTGAACCTCGCACATCAGATCAAAA from the Mycolicibacterium crocinum genome contains:
- a CDS encoding alpha/beta fold hydrolase; its protein translation is MDTTYEGTKREISTEKGVLRYHEAGEGPTLLLLHGSGPGVTGWRNFRGNLAFFAEHYRCLVLEFPGFGVSDDFGGHPMLDAQAAMPAFVDALGLEKVDVIGNSMGGGVGINFAINHRDRIGKLVTIGGIGTNIFSSGPSEGIRLLQEFTEDPTRQRLIDWLNSMVYNPALVTEELIEERFALATDPETLESARRMYGKAAFAAMTKMMRNADFPLPWAIMHKVKAPTLLTWGRDDRVSPLDMALIPMRTIPNAELHVFPNCGHWVMIEAKQAFESAVMSFLQRD
- a CDS encoding adenylate/guanylate cyclase domain-containing protein — encoded protein: MTQVSEQDAAEADIDRKPQAGRPRTRLDRFRRRRLLAHVSILSKLILMMVLCTVLASAVIGGIAFKAGRASIREAVFSRLTEVRGSQTRALTNQITDLRNSLITYTQGVSTQTALEEFTAGFDQLSTVQITPAQSQTITDYYNNTFIKEVEQYSGTKLDAAALLPTTNPERYLQANYTALRKDDDNAITIDDARDGSMWSAANARFQDFFRQIVTRFDFEDALLLDGRGNVVYSAYKDVDLGTNILDGPYSGSKLRQAYLKAMSANQIDYVGFTDFEFYQPAEMQPTAWMVAPLLKNGRAEGVLALQFPITKINRLMTFDKQWQQAGMGETGETVLGGPDDLMRSDSRLFLEDPQQYKSAVLEAGTPPDVADMAIRQGGTTLIQKMTSAATLNAQKGETGTVITKDYLGQETLQAYAPLVIKDSELHWSIVAKVTTAEAFARESAFTKTVVLVTTGIVFVVCLLAISLAQIFVRPIRRLEAGAQRISAGDYNVAIPVDSRDEIGDLTVAFNEMGRSLTVKEDLINQQRKENDELLRSLMPDALAERFKQGEEIIAVEHQNVTVIFADLIGLDRLQAELATDASLALVNELIRQIDAAAENFGMETVHTVRNGYLASCGLIVPRLDNVRRTVDFAMECQRIVERFNAETGNDLQLRAGIDTGMVSSGLLGRPSVVYDMWGAVVNLAHQIKNGSPQPGIYVTSHVYEVLQETMQFDSAGSVSVDGEANPIWRLAERH